The Vigna unguiculata cultivar IT97K-499-35 chromosome 6, ASM411807v1, whole genome shotgun sequence genome contains a region encoding:
- the LOC114188154 gene encoding probable protein phosphatase 2C 13, with protein MVVETEIICQKRIPMLDVKYHLCVAQEHGVKVDVSPTSNVVPIFGHVRIAAESVSTETTRFESAVSFPEMIGDPSLEAPATKFTPDVRSGCFADIGPRGSMDDEHIQIDDLAAHLGFNFEQPMASAFYAVFDGHGGPDAAAFVKNNAMRLFFEDAHMLQSYDADALFLKRLEDSHRKAFLGADIALADEQSVSSSCGTTALTALVLGRHLMVANAGDCRAVLCKRGIAVDMSQDHRPSYLPERRRVEEMGGYIDDGYLNGYLSLTRALGDWELKNALGSVSPLIADPDVQVVALTEEDEFLIIGCDGIWDVMSSQDAVSLVRRGLRRHDDPEQCARELVKEALRLHSSDNLTAIVICLSPVQIVESCLPQRRRFRSCSLSEEARNRLRSLLEGN; from the exons ATGGTCGTAGAAACGGAAATCATCTGCCAGAAGAGAATTCCGATGCTGGACGTGAAGTACCACCTTTGCGTGGCGCAAGAACACGGCGTTAAGGTTGATGTTTCGCCCACCTCCAACGTTGTTCCCATCTTCGGTCACGTGAGGATTGCCGCTGAATCTGTTTCTACGGAAACGACTCGTTTTGAATCG GCTGTGAGTTTCCCTGAGATGATTGGAGATCCAAGTTTAGAGGCTCCTGCTACTAAGTTTACACCAGATGTGCGATCTGGCTGTTTTGCTGATATTGGACCCAGGGGGTCTATGGATGATGAGCACATTCAGATAGATGATCTAGCTGCGCACCTTGGATTCAACTTTGAGCAACCTATGGCAAGTGCGTTTTATGCAGTTTTTGATGGGCATGGAGGGCCAGATGCAGCTGCCTTTGTTAAAAACAATGCTATGAGATTATTTTTTGAGGATGCTCATATGCTGCAATCATATGATGCTGATGCACTTTTTCTGAAGAGGTTGGAAGATTCTCATCGAAAGGCGTTTTTGGGAGCAGACATTGCCTTGGCTGATGAACAAAGTGTTAGTAGTTCCTGTGGAACAACGGCGTTGACTGCTCTTGTACTCGGGAGGCATTTGATGGTTGCTAATGCTGGGGACTGTAGAGCCGTTCTTTGCAAGCGAGGCATTGCTGTTGATATGTCCCAAGATCACAGACCAAGTTATTTACCGGAACGCAGAAGAGTGGAGGAAATGGGTGGTTATATTGATGATGGGTATCTCAATGGTTATCTTTCTTTGACTCGTGCTCTTGGGGATTGGGAATTGAAAAATGCACTTGGTTCTGTGTCGCCTCTCATTGCCGACCCGGATGTTCAGGTGGTGGCATTGACAGAGGAGGATGAGTTCTTGATCATTGGTTGTGATGGTATTTGGGATGTAATGTCAAGCCAGGATGCTGTTAGTCTGGTGCGGCGTGGATTAAGAAGGCATGACGATCCTGAACAATGTGCCAGAGAGCTAGTTAAGGAAGCTTTGCGCCTACACTCTTCAGATAATCTTACTGCAATTGTTATCTGCTTGTCCCCTGTGCAGATTGTTGAATCCTGTCTACCCCAGAGGCGAAGATTCAGATCTTGCTCTCTGTCTGAAGAGGCCCGGAACAGGTTGAGGAGCTTGCTAGAGGGAAACTGA